The Triticum aestivum cultivar Chinese Spring chromosome 7B, IWGSC CS RefSeq v2.1, whole genome shotgun sequence genome window below encodes:
- the LOC123161950 gene encoding DNA-dependent metalloprotease WSS1, with the protein MEVGDLHKVWEIRALKRKPDEPAARALLDRIAKQVQPIMRRRKWRVKVLSEFSPKNPRLLGLNVNRGVEVKLRLRRDGRDLDFIPYEEVLDTMLHELAHNARGPHDAQFYKLWDELRKECEELVAKGITGPGQGFDGTGRRLGGFSIHPPPPSLRQAALTAAQKRARNGALLPSGPRKLGGNNAIMSALSPVQAAAMAAERRMQDDLWCGSHNDSGIDDSEDVVILEQPPKLTTRDGKNTKRAKNTRCDSSSSSAEPSTSSGSQVPARADSSSGRTTDADFSSMWECSACTLLNQPLAPICEVCGTAKPKIAKAKYASWSCKFCTLENCTKLDKCSACDQWRYSYGPPVATYGPSYD; encoded by the exons ATGGAGGTGGGCGACCTGCACAAGGTGTGGGAGATCCGGGCGCTCAAGAGGAAGCCCGATGAGCCCGCCGCCCGCGCGCTCCTCGACCGCATCGCCAAGCAGGTCCAGCCCATCATGCGCCGCCGCAAGTGGCGCGTCAAGGTCCTCTCCGAGTTCTC GCCGAAGAACCCGAGGCTGCTGGGGCTCAACGTCAACCGGGGCGTCGAGGTGAAGCTGCGGCTCCGGCGCGACGGCCGGGACCTCGACTTCATCCCCTACGAGGAGGTGCTCGACACCATGCTCCACGAGCTCGCTCACAACGCGCGCGGGCCCCACGATGCGCAGTTCTACAAGCTCTGGGACGAGCTCCGCAAG GAATGTGAAGAACTTGTTGCAAAGGGTATCACGGGGCCAGGACAAGGGTTTGATGGTACAGGCAGGCGATTAGGTGGATTTTCAATACATCCACCACCACCATCTCTCCGACAAGCTGCACTAACTGCAGCACAGAAACGGGCAAGGAATGGAGCTCTATTGCCGTCCGGCCCAAGAAAGTTGGGTGGAAACAATGCTATCATGAGTGCTCTTAGTCCAGTACAAGCTGCTGCCATGGCTGCTGAAAGGAGGATGCAGGATGACTTGTGGTGCGGATCACATAATGATTCTGGCATCGATGATTCAGAAGATGTTGTTATTCTTGAGCAACCACCTAAGTTGACAACAAGGGATGGAAAAAACACAAAGCGTGCAAAAAACACAAGGTGTGATTCTTCTAGCAGTTCTGCAGAACCCAGCACTTCATCTGGATCTCAAGTTCCAGCACGAGCTGATTCCTCTTCTGGTAGAACGACTGATGCGGACTTTAGTTCTATGTGGGAGTGTAGTGCTTGCACTCTTCTTAATCAG CCTCTGGCACCAATTTGTGAAGTTTGTGGGACAGCGAAACCTAAAATTGCAAAAGCCAAGTACGCATCTTGGTCCTGTAAATTCTGCACTCTGGAGAACTGCACTAAGCTTGATAAATGTTCGGCATGCGATCAATGGAGGTACTCATATGGACCACCTGTAGCCACATATGGTCCAAGCTACGATTGA